From a region of the Pirellulales bacterium genome:
- a CDS encoding efflux transporter outer membrane subunit: MSTRVALAALALVLLAGSGCTSMRDYVKNGFKVGPNYARPPAPVADDWIDSDDMRLRKEESPDLARWWALFNDPVLNELVADAYRQNITLREAGFRIIQNRALLGIAVGGFFPQQQYAFGDHTRNAISTQAANRAFVLDQFFPQWDAGFTLNWELDFWGRFRRAITSANDRLDASVEDFDATLVTLFGDLAQAYVQIRITEQQIALTKANIDLQRETLALATARFRGGLVTELDVDQAQSILSQTEAQIPQLEIVLRQTTNRMCVLLGIPAEDLERRMVAQPIPTVAPEVAVGIPADLIRRRPDVRRAERNAAAQAEQIGIAESDFYPALSLNGTFSYSAQQFSQMFNQSALYGSWGPAFQWNLLNYGRILNNVRAQDAIFQELVAHYQNTVLSASRETEDGIVTFLKSQQQTRFMAESVRAAKKAVVIAIAQYRGGLVDFNRVSLVEQNLVQQQNLYAQAYGNIALGLVATYRALGGGWQIRLDPAAAAAPGLPPPDPNQKGEHVPAAMPLLEPPVAPSPQQPLPIPGRPPMPAAPLPPAVPPAEPVNPPAAAAAVPVGALRLNPRQNANTPPMPAQPVTPSVSQPATRLPFATSADGQILSSVSPALPVVPLHQPPAPILQSAWFGANGAAGN, from the coding sequence TTGTCGACGCGCGTTGCACTTGCGGCGTTAGCGCTAGTGTTGCTCGCCGGCAGCGGCTGCACGAGCATGCGCGACTATGTGAAAAACGGCTTCAAAGTTGGTCCGAACTATGCTCGGCCGCCGGCACCGGTCGCTGACGACTGGATTGACTCCGACGACATGCGCCTGCGCAAGGAAGAATCGCCCGACCTGGCACGCTGGTGGGCGTTATTCAACGACCCCGTGCTTAACGAGTTGGTGGCCGACGCCTATCGACAGAACATCACGCTGCGCGAAGCCGGCTTCCGCATCATCCAGAACCGCGCCCTGTTGGGTATCGCCGTCGGCGGCTTCTTTCCGCAGCAACAATATGCCTTCGGCGACCACACGCGCAATGCCATCAGCACGCAGGCGGCCAACCGCGCCTTTGTGTTGGACCAGTTTTTCCCGCAATGGGACGCCGGCTTCACACTCAATTGGGAGCTGGACTTTTGGGGGCGTTTCCGCCGCGCGATCACGTCTGCCAACGACCGGCTCGATGCTTCAGTCGAGGATTTCGACGCGACGCTAGTGACACTCTTTGGCGATTTGGCGCAGGCCTATGTGCAGATCCGCATCACCGAGCAGCAAATCGCGCTCACCAAGGCCAACATCGATCTGCAACGCGAAACGCTGGCTCTGGCCACGGCACGATTCCGCGGAGGTCTGGTCACCGAACTCGACGTCGATCAGGCGCAAAGCATTTTGTCGCAGACCGAAGCGCAGATACCCCAACTCGAAATCGTACTCCGACAGACGACCAACCGTATGTGCGTACTGTTGGGCATTCCGGCCGAAGATCTCGAGCGCCGCATGGTGGCCCAGCCTATTCCGACCGTCGCCCCCGAGGTGGCCGTCGGCATTCCGGCCGATCTGATTCGCCGTCGCCCCGACGTCCGTCGTGCCGAGCGCAATGCCGCGGCTCAGGCCGAACAAATTGGCATCGCCGAATCCGATTTCTATCCAGCCCTGTCGCTGAACGGAACGTTTTCCTATTCAGCGCAACAATTCAGCCAAATGTTTAACCAATCGGCCTTATATGGCAGTTGGGGGCCGGCATTCCAGTGGAATCTGTTGAACTACGGTCGCATTCTCAACAACGTCCGCGCGCAAGATGCGATTTTTCAAGAGCTCGTAGCCCACTACCAAAACACGGTGCTCAGCGCCAGCCGAGAAACCGAGGATGGCATCGTCACGTTTCTGAAGTCGCAGCAGCAAACGCGCTTCATGGCAGAAAGCGTCCGAGCGGCCAAGAAGGCGGTCGTTATCGCCATCGCGCAGTATCGCGGCGGACTGGTCGATTTCAATCGCGTGTCGCTCGTGGAGCAAAACCTGGTGCAGCAGCAAAACCTGTACGCCCAGGCGTATGGGAATATTGCGTTGGGGCTGGTCGCGACCTATCGCGCCTTGGGAGGTGGTTGGCAGATTCGTCTCGATCCTGCGGCAGCCGCGGCGCCAGGCTTGCCGCCGCCCGATCCAAATCAAAAGGGAGAGCACGTTCCGGCTGCCATGCCGCTGCTCGAGCCACCGGTGGCCCCCTCGCCACAGCAACCGCTTCCCATACCTGGAAGGCCACCGATGCCGGCTGCGCCCTTGCCGCCAGCCGTACCGCCTGCGGAACCCGTCAATCCACCCGCGGCTGCTGCCGCTGTACCCGTTGGCGCTTTGCGACTAAATCCACGACAGAATGCGAATACGCCCCCGATGCCCGCGCAGCCCGTCACGCCGTCCGTATCACAACCGGCGACTCGATTACCCTTCGCAACATCCGCCGACGGCCAGATACTGTCATCGGTCTCACCGGCCCTGCCAGTCGTTCCCCTGCACCAGCCGCCCGCTCCCATCCTGCAAAGTGCCTGGTTCGGCGCCAACGGCGCCGCAGGCAATTAA
- a CDS encoding HEAT repeat domain-containing protein, whose amino-acid sequence MYLRSVLILLLGLLICGGCSKSKTTDELLADLKSDQERDRIIAVRLLPQRKVDAEKIVPAMIDCLKDKQGDVRLSAAIGLGTFGAEANSAVPDLRAAEEDRDARVRRAAGVALTRIDPSLTPKPDTKRRKK is encoded by the coding sequence ATGTATCTGCGCAGCGTTCTGATTCTGCTGCTGGGCTTGCTGATCTGCGGAGGCTGCAGTAAGTCGAAAACGACCGATGAGTTACTTGCCGATCTAAAATCGGATCAAGAGCGAGATCGAATCATCGCCGTACGGCTGTTGCCGCAACGCAAAGTCGACGCGGAGAAAATCGTGCCGGCGATGATTGATTGTCTCAAAGATAAGCAAGGCGACGTGCGTCTGAGCGCCGCCATCGGGCTGGGAACATTTGGCGCTGAAGCCAATAGTGCCGTCCCCGATTTGCGGGCCGCGGAGGAAGATCGTGACGCCAGGGTCCGCCGGGCTGCCGGCGTCGCCCTGACGCGCATCGATCCGAGCCTCACTCCCAAGCCCGACACGAAGCGGCGCAAAAAATGA
- a CDS encoding DUF1559 domain-containing protein, translated as MRKQYPLRGFTLVELLVVIAIIGLLVGLLLPAVQAARESARRTQCTNNLKQIGLALQNYHDNLGFYPSGYLDGNKVPTNTPDLDVGPGWGWAALVLPYLEQGNLYNQINFSQGIGAPANATVAGQALAAYQCASDPLQDSIAIYNSSMTTVIATVAHSNYVGCNGWEECYWNSGGAGDGSGADRLAGGLGQSGNGLFFRNSHYTAANVTDGLSGTIFVGERSSDHSPSTWTGAVTGGLCPAWMAGQIPNSAPPGPAYDNTDYAEALILSHGNGTHLPSADFPIFDPDTFYSMHAGKGANFLFGDGSVRFLTSNIDPMTYQYLCTIAGGETAVSP; from the coding sequence ATGCGCAAGCAATACCCGTTACGCGGGTTCACACTCGTAGAACTATTAGTCGTCATCGCCATCATTGGCTTGCTCGTAGGACTGCTGTTACCAGCCGTGCAGGCGGCTCGCGAATCTGCCCGCCGTACGCAATGCACCAACAATCTCAAGCAGATTGGTCTCGCGCTACAGAATTATCACGACAATCTGGGCTTCTATCCCTCGGGCTACCTCGACGGGAACAAAGTACCCACCAACACGCCCGACTTGGACGTGGGACCTGGCTGGGGCTGGGCGGCGCTAGTGCTGCCTTATCTGGAACAAGGAAATCTTTACAACCAGATCAACTTCAGCCAGGGAATCGGCGCGCCGGCCAATGCCACGGTCGCCGGGCAGGCTCTGGCGGCCTATCAATGCGCATCGGATCCGTTGCAGGACAGCATCGCGATCTACAACAGCTCGATGACCACGGTGATTGCCACCGTGGCGCATAGCAATTACGTCGGCTGCAACGGCTGGGAGGAATGCTATTGGAACTCGGGGGGCGCCGGCGATGGCAGCGGAGCTGACCGGCTGGCCGGCGGCTTGGGTCAGTCCGGGAACGGGCTGTTCTTTCGCAACAGCCACTACACGGCCGCCAACGTCACCGACGGACTCAGCGGCACGATCTTCGTTGGCGAGCGATCGAGCGATCATTCCCCCAGTACTTGGACCGGCGCCGTAACGGGTGGACTATGTCCGGCCTGGATGGCCGGGCAAATCCCTAACTCGGCTCCGCCCGGCCCCGCCTACGACAATACCGACTATGCCGAAGCACTGATCCTGTCCCACGGCAACGGCACGCATCTGCCGAGCGCCGACTTTCCGATCTTTGACCCCGACACGTTTTACAGCATGCACGCGGGCAAAGGGGCGAATTTTCTCTTTGGCGACGGCTCGGTGCGGTTTCTCACCAGCAATATCGATCCCATGACCTATCAATACCTCTGCACGATCGCCGGCGGTGAAACTGCCGTCAGTCCATAA
- a CDS encoding DUF1501 domain-containing protein, with amino-acid sequence MLSIPGPLNREPFCDRVTRRNFLRIGALGAAGLTLPDLMRAEAQAGRGDSHKSIILIYLVGGPPQLDMFDLKPLAPREVAGPFRPIKTNVAGVEICEHMPRLAQRMDRMVVVRSIADSQADHDAFQCYTGRDPRAGGASGPWPTIGAAVAKVQGPVDRGVPPYVSLCYPCTHPPYNEPGPGFLGVAQSPFRPLGDGRDDLVLRGITQDRLHDRRRLLASVDRFRRESDARGMMTGLDAFTEQAMGVLTSSRLAEALDLSREDPRLVERYGTGDATVFIDGNGAPRVPQSFLAARRLVEAGARVVTVNYSKWDWHGHPYGSCFDRCREDMEVFDRAFSALLDDLRERGLDKDVTVAVWGDFGRTPTINANVGRDHWPRVAFGLLAGGGLRCGQVIGATDRLGGEPVERPVKFAELFATLYHTLGIEASQTTIPDLAGRPQYLVDGGAEPLRELV; translated from the coding sequence ATGCTCAGCATTCCAGGACCGCTGAATCGCGAGCCGTTTTGCGATCGCGTCACGCGGCGAAACTTCTTGCGGATTGGCGCGTTGGGCGCCGCTGGATTGACGCTGCCCGACTTGATGCGCGCCGAGGCGCAGGCGGGCCGCGGCGATTCGCACAAATCGATCATTCTGATTTATCTGGTGGGCGGGCCGCCTCAACTCGACATGTTCGATTTGAAGCCTTTGGCGCCGCGTGAAGTGGCTGGTCCCTTTCGACCGATCAAGACCAACGTTGCGGGCGTCGAGATCTGCGAGCATATGCCGCGATTGGCGCAGCGGATGGATCGCATGGTCGTCGTGCGATCGATCGCCGACTCGCAGGCGGATCACGACGCGTTTCAATGCTATACCGGACGCGATCCTCGCGCCGGCGGCGCCTCGGGTCCTTGGCCGACCATCGGCGCGGCCGTGGCGAAAGTGCAGGGCCCGGTCGATCGGGGCGTGCCGCCGTACGTCAGCCTGTGCTATCCCTGCACGCATCCTCCTTATAACGAACCGGGCCCGGGCTTTCTGGGCGTCGCACAATCACCGTTTCGCCCGCTTGGTGATGGGCGCGACGATTTGGTGCTGCGCGGGATCACGCAAGATCGCTTGCATGACCGGCGGCGTTTGTTGGCCAGCGTCGATCGTTTTCGCCGCGAGTCCGACGCGCGGGGAATGATGACTGGACTGGACGCATTCACCGAACAGGCGATGGGCGTGCTGACTTCGTCAAGGCTTGCCGAGGCGCTCGACTTGTCGCGCGAGGATCCTCGCCTGGTCGAGCGGTATGGTACAGGGGACGCTACGGTATTTATTGACGGCAACGGCGCACCACGCGTGCCACAAAGTTTTCTGGCGGCACGGCGTTTGGTCGAGGCCGGCGCGCGTGTGGTCACGGTCAACTACAGCAAGTGGGACTGGCACGGCCATCCGTACGGCTCGTGCTTTGATCGCTGCCGCGAAGACATGGAAGTATTCGATCGCGCGTTTTCCGCGCTACTGGACGATCTGCGCGAGCGCGGATTGGACAAAGACGTGACCGTAGCCGTGTGGGGCGATTTCGGGCGCACGCCCACGATCAATGCCAACGTCGGACGCGACCATTGGCCGCGCGTGGCGTTTGGGCTGTTGGCCGGCGGCGGATTGCGCTGCGGCCAGGTGATCGGCGCTACCGACCGGCTGGGGGGCGAGCCTGTCGAGCGCCCCGTCAAGTTCGCCGAGCTGTTCGCGACGCTTTATCACACGCTGGGGATCGAAGCCAGTCAGACCACGATTCCCGACCTCGCCGGCCGCCCGCAGTATCTGGTCGATGGCGGTGCCGAGCCGCTGCGCGAGTTGGTTTGA